A region from the Flavobacteriales bacterium genome encodes:
- a CDS encoding sodium-dependent transporter: MSKNVESWGSRVGLILAMAGNAVGLGNFLRFPVQAIQNGGGAFIIPYLVCFLLMGIPLLWVEWSMGRFGGRKGNHSTPFILHEMDPKRALWKYIGVFGIFTNIAVAAYYCYLESWTLSYLWHSIAGTFNGQTAEQVAGFFGNYVDINTSMTGIPYEPIVFWVVCLVLNTWILAQGLSGGVEKVAKVGMPLLILFGIILAFQGITLKAGEHGAVNDGTMGLNFLWTPDYSSIWSGKVWLAAAGQIFFTLSVGMGSIQCYASYVKKKDDIALNAMSAGWMNEFVEVVLGASIIIPISIGYLGIDKVVEMTRSGGLGLGFKTLPYLFTQWGPTLALVAGVCWFGLLFFAGITSSLAMGTPVMGFLKDEFGWKHKPAAWFFGLIILVLGLPCVLYFKEGVFDEYDYWAGTVGLVVFALFEIILFAWIFGMDKGWKEINAGADIKVPVVFKYIIMFVTPFFIAVVFLGSLPGIWDKITAAGLPWQVHGARILLLLMFLTIAWFVRVAYLKRKANLKARAK, from the coding sequence ATGTCAAAAAATGTGGAGTCCTGGGGCTCGCGCGTGGGCCTCATCCTGGCCATGGCAGGTAATGCCGTGGGCTTGGGAAACTTCCTGCGCTTTCCGGTTCAGGCCATCCAGAACGGTGGCGGCGCTTTCATCATTCCGTATCTGGTTTGCTTTCTATTGATGGGCATACCGCTGCTTTGGGTGGAGTGGAGCATGGGACGCTTTGGCGGCCGCAAAGGGAACCACAGCACGCCCTTCATCCTGCACGAAATGGACCCCAAGCGGGCCCTTTGGAAGTACATCGGTGTGTTCGGCATCTTCACGAACATCGCCGTTGCAGCCTACTACTGTTATTTGGAGAGTTGGACATTGAGCTACCTGTGGCACAGCATCGCCGGCACGTTCAATGGTCAAACCGCCGAGCAAGTGGCGGGCTTCTTCGGTAACTACGTGGACATCAACACATCCATGACGGGGATCCCCTACGAACCTATCGTGTTCTGGGTCGTCTGCTTGGTGCTCAATACCTGGATCTTGGCGCAAGGTCTTAGCGGTGGTGTTGAGAAGGTGGCGAAAGTCGGAATGCCTTTGCTGATCCTGTTCGGCATCATCCTCGCCTTTCAGGGCATCACCCTCAAAGCCGGTGAGCATGGGGCAGTGAACGACGGTACCATGGGCCTCAACTTCCTATGGACCCCCGATTACAGCAGCATATGGAGCGGCAAGGTGTGGTTGGCGGCCGCGGGCCAGATCTTCTTCACCCTCAGCGTGGGCATGGGCAGCATACAGTGCTATGCGAGCTACGTTAAGAAGAAGGACGACATAGCGCTGAACGCGATGAGCGCAGGTTGGATGAACGAGTTCGTGGAAGTGGTGCTCGGCGCCAGCATCATCATACCCATCAGCATCGGTTATCTCGGCATTGATAAGGTGGTGGAGATGACCCGGAGCGGCGGTCTAGGGCTTGGCTTCAAGACGCTGCCCTACCTCTTTACGCAGTGGGGCCCGACCTTGGCATTGGTGGCCGGCGTTTGCTGGTTCGGTTTGCTGTTCTTCGCGGGCATCACCAGTTCGCTGGCCATGGGAACACCCGTAATGGGTTTCTTGAAAGACGAATTCGGGTGGAAGCATAAACCGGCGGCATGGTTCTTCGGGCTCATCATTTTGGTTCTCGGCCTGCCGTGCGTGCTGTATTTCAAGGAGGGTGTGTTCGATGAGTACGACTATTGGGCGGGCACGGTGGGATTGGTGGTGTTCGCGCTTTTCGAGATCATCCTCTTCGCCTGGATCTTCGGAATGGACAAAGGCTGGAAGGAGATCAATGCGGGCGCCGACATCAAGGTGCCAGTGGTCTTCAAGTACATCATCATGTTCGTGACCCCCTTCTTCATTGCTGTCGTGTTCCTGGGCTCGTTGCCGGGCATTTGGGACAAGATCACCGCCGCCGGCCTGCCTTGGCAGGTACATGGTGCACGGATACTCCTGCTGCTCATGTTCCTCACCATTGCGTGGTTCGTGCGCGTGGCGTACCTGAAGCGCAAGGCCAACTTGAAAGCCCGGGCAAAATGA
- a CDS encoding NupC/NupG family nucleoside CNT transporter, producing MERFTGLIGVALILGLAFLASNNRKRINYRLVLSGIGLQVLIAVLIFKVDIVKRAFQWLGRRMGDVEHAARKGAEFVWGGIGVDHFDGTIGTFMQGGFIFAFNITATIILVCVLVAILYHLKVMQFIVGVVAKAMNFVMRVSGAEALSNVASAFVGQVEAQVMIRPYLAGMTKSELLASMTGSLACIAGGILIVYVGMGERAGMDLAANLIAASLMAAPGALVISKIVWPETEESQTMGSVKLEVKSNYVNVIDAIGHGAGDGFKIAMNVIAMLIGFISLIALINYLMTTIGHACGLDFALTLDWVFGKLFTPLAWTMGVPSEDLTSVATLLGEKLTVNEFLAFQHLSDGTQKVVTEKGLLIVSIAICGFANFSSVGMQIGGIGELAPTRRADLAKLGLKALFCGTLASYMSATLAGILM from the coding sequence ATGGAGCGTTTCACCGGTCTCATCGGCGTGGCCCTCATCCTGGGCCTTGCCTTCCTGGCCAGCAACAATCGCAAACGCATCAACTACCGTTTGGTGCTTAGCGGCATCGGATTGCAGGTGCTCATTGCGGTGCTCATTTTCAAGGTGGACATCGTGAAGCGTGCGTTCCAATGGCTCGGTCGGCGCATGGGCGATGTGGAGCATGCGGCCCGCAAAGGCGCTGAGTTCGTGTGGGGCGGCATCGGAGTGGACCATTTCGACGGAACCATCGGCACGTTCATGCAAGGCGGTTTCATTTTCGCGTTCAACATCACCGCCACCATCATTCTCGTTTGCGTGCTGGTAGCCATCCTCTACCACCTCAAGGTGATGCAGTTCATCGTGGGCGTCGTGGCCAAGGCGATGAACTTCGTGATGCGTGTGAGCGGTGCGGAAGCGCTGAGCAATGTGGCCAGTGCGTTCGTCGGACAGGTCGAGGCGCAGGTGATGATCCGGCCCTATCTGGCAGGCATGACGAAGAGTGAGTTGCTCGCAAGCATGACAGGTTCACTGGCCTGTATCGCTGGAGGTATCCTTATCGTTTACGTGGGCATGGGCGAGCGCGCCGGTATGGACCTCGCCGCCAACCTCATTGCCGCCAGTCTGATGGCAGCGCCCGGGGCCTTGGTCATCAGCAAGATCGTGTGGCCGGAGACGGAAGAGAGCCAGACCATGGGCAGCGTGAAGCTTGAGGTGAAGAGCAACTATGTGAACGTGATCGACGCCATCGGCCATGGCGCCGGGGACGGCTTCAAGATCGCCATGAACGTGATCGCCATGCTCATCGGCTTCATTTCGCTCATTGCCCTCATCAATTACCTGATGACGACCATCGGTCACGCGTGCGGGCTCGACTTCGCACTCACCCTCGATTGGGTCTTCGGAAAGCTGTTCACCCCGCTGGCCTGGACCATGGGCGTGCCTTCCGAGGACCTCACCAGTGTGGCCACGCTGCTCGGTGAGAAGCTCACAGTGAACGAGTTCCTCGCCTTCCAGCACCTGAGCGACGGCACACAGAAAGTCGTCACGGAAAAGGGCTTGCTGATCGTGAGCATCGCCATCTGCGGCTTCGCCAACTTCAGCAGTGTGGGCATGCAGATCGGTGGTATTGGTGAGCTGGCGCCCACCCGCCGTGCCGACCTGGCCAAGCTCGGTTTGAAGGCGCTCTTCTGCGGTACCCTGGCCAGTTACATGAGCGCGACGCTGGCGGGTATCCTCATGTGA